A window of the Cystobacter fuscus genome harbors these coding sequences:
- a CDS encoding ABC-F family ATP-binding cassette domain-containing protein gives MIRLDNIGKQHGQQILFVEASAQLNKGEKVGLVGPNGAGKSTLFRMVVQREHPDEGQVSVDRGVTIGYFDQDVGEMSGQSAVAAVMDGAGPVSEIATELKALEAAMADPERMDEMDKLVERFGVVQGRYEELGGYALEGKAREILAGLGFSEEMMDGDVGALSGGWKMRVALARILLMRPDVMLLDEPSNHLDIESLIWLESFLKNFEGALLMTSHDREFMNRIVTKIVEIDGGELTTYSGNYDFYEQQRAQNEKQQQAQFDRQQAMLAKELKFIERFKARASHAAQVQSRVKKLEKIEKVEPPKRRQTLLFDFQAPPRSGDDVAKLERVVKGYGKRRIYNGLDFLVRRGERWCVMGVNGAGKSTLLKLIAGDSKPDDGAVTLGGSVKMAYFAQHAMEILKPELTVFDSLVDRFPRASQGSLRALAGCFGFSGEEIEKKCRVLSGGEKARLVLAQMLYDPPNFLVLDEPTNHLDMATKQMLITALSNYEGTMLFVSHDRHFLGALSNRVLELTPEGPHLYGGGYTEYVARTGHEAPGLRS, from the coding sequence ATGATTCGTCTCGACAACATCGGCAAGCAGCACGGCCAGCAGATCCTCTTCGTGGAGGCCTCCGCTCAGCTCAACAAGGGCGAGAAGGTGGGCCTGGTGGGCCCCAACGGCGCGGGCAAGTCCACCCTCTTCCGCATGGTCGTCCAGCGCGAGCACCCGGACGAGGGCCAGGTGTCCGTCGACCGCGGCGTCACCATCGGCTACTTCGACCAGGACGTGGGCGAGATGTCCGGCCAGAGCGCGGTGGCCGCGGTGATGGACGGCGCGGGGCCGGTGTCGGAGATCGCCACGGAGCTCAAGGCGCTGGAAGCGGCCATGGCGGACCCCGAGCGCATGGACGAGATGGACAAGCTCGTGGAGCGCTTCGGTGTCGTGCAGGGCCGCTACGAGGAGCTGGGCGGCTACGCGCTGGAGGGCAAGGCGCGGGAGATCCTCGCGGGCCTGGGCTTCAGCGAGGAGATGATGGACGGCGACGTGGGCGCGCTGTCGGGCGGATGGAAGATGCGCGTGGCGCTCGCCCGCATCCTGCTCATGCGTCCGGACGTGATGCTGCTCGACGAGCCGAGCAACCACCTGGACATCGAGTCGCTCATCTGGCTGGAGAGCTTCCTCAAGAACTTCGAGGGCGCCCTGCTGATGACGAGCCACGACCGCGAGTTCATGAACCGCATCGTGACGAAGATCGTCGAGATCGACGGCGGCGAGCTGACCACGTACTCGGGCAACTACGACTTCTACGAGCAGCAGCGCGCGCAGAACGAGAAGCAGCAGCAGGCGCAGTTCGACCGCCAGCAGGCGATGCTCGCCAAGGAGCTGAAGTTCATCGAGCGCTTCAAGGCGCGCGCCTCGCACGCCGCCCAGGTGCAGAGCCGGGTGAAGAAGCTGGAGAAGATCGAGAAGGTGGAGCCGCCCAAGCGCCGCCAGACGCTGCTGTTCGACTTCCAGGCGCCGCCGCGCTCGGGTGACGACGTGGCGAAGCTGGAGCGCGTGGTGAAGGGCTACGGCAAGCGCCGCATCTACAACGGTCTGGACTTCCTGGTGCGCCGCGGCGAGCGCTGGTGCGTCATGGGCGTCAACGGCGCGGGCAAGTCCACCCTGCTCAAGCTCATCGCCGGGGACTCCAAGCCGGACGATGGCGCGGTGACGCTCGGCGGCAGCGTGAAGATGGCCTACTTCGCCCAGCACGCCATGGAGATCCTCAAGCCCGAGCTGACCGTGTTCGACTCGCTGGTGGACAGGTTCCCCCGCGCGTCCCAGGGCTCGCTGCGCGCGCTCGCCGGGTGCTTCGGCTTCTCCGGAGAGGAGATCGAGAAGAAGTGCCGCGTGCTCTCCGGTGGCGAGAAGGCCCGGCTGGTGCTGGCGCAGATGCTCTATGATCCGCCCAACTTCCTGGTGCTGGACGAGCCCACCAACCACCTGGACATGGCCACCAAGCAGATGCTGATCACCGCGCTCTCCAACTACGAGGGCACCATGCTCTTCGTGAGCCACGATCGGCACTTCCTCGGGGCACTGTCCAACCGGGTGCTGGAGCTGACGCCCGAGGGCCCGCACCTGTACGGCGGCGGCTACACCGAGTACGTGGCGCGCACCGGCCACGAAGCCCCGGGCCTGCGCAGCTGA
- a CDS encoding FAD-binding oxidoreductase — translation MSVDWLKQLAAVLPPEGLITDADVLEAHRRDQADWAPAGVARALVRPASTAEVQAVLRVASAHRVPVVARGAGSGLSGGANAVDGCLILSLTRMNRILELDRKSLFAVVQPGVINGALKAAAAEVGLWYAPDPASWEFSTLGGNLATNAGGLCCVKYGVTGDAVLGLEVVLADGSVVRTGGRTVKNVAGYDLTRLFVGSEGTLGIITEATLRLRPRPPKATTLVASFPTLVAAGAAVIDIVADTRPSLLELMDRATVRAVEAHMPLGLDVDAAALLLARSDAGGEQGVAECARMAAVCEAAGATFVIQSSDEAEGESLLAARRFAFLALEKLGTTLLDDVCVPVSRLAELLAVVERIAAERRVLIGTFGHAGDGNMHPTLVFDRNDADEVARAHAAFDDILHAVLELGGTITGEHGVGLLKRPFLARQLGDETTRLHHTLKAAMDPLGILNPGKLL, via the coding sequence GGATCAAGCGGATTGGGCCCCCGCGGGCGTGGCGCGTGCCCTCGTCCGCCCCGCGTCGACGGCCGAGGTGCAGGCGGTGCTCCGGGTGGCGTCGGCCCACCGCGTTCCGGTGGTCGCCCGGGGAGCGGGCTCGGGCCTGTCGGGTGGCGCCAACGCCGTGGACGGGTGCCTCATCCTCTCGCTCACGCGGATGAACCGCATCCTGGAGCTGGACCGCAAGAGCCTGTTCGCCGTCGTCCAGCCCGGTGTCATCAATGGCGCGCTCAAGGCGGCCGCGGCGGAAGTGGGGCTGTGGTACGCGCCGGACCCGGCGAGCTGGGAGTTCTCCACCCTGGGCGGCAACCTCGCCACCAACGCGGGGGGCCTGTGCTGCGTGAAGTACGGCGTGACGGGAGACGCCGTGCTCGGGCTGGAGGTGGTGCTCGCGGATGGCTCCGTCGTGCGCACCGGGGGCCGCACGGTGAAGAACGTGGCGGGCTACGATCTCACCCGCCTGTTCGTCGGCTCCGAGGGGACGCTCGGCATCATCACCGAGGCCACGTTGCGGCTGCGCCCTCGTCCTCCCAAGGCCACGACCCTGGTGGCTTCGTTCCCCACGCTCGTCGCGGCGGGCGCGGCCGTCATCGACATCGTGGCGGACACCCGGCCCTCGCTCCTGGAGTTGATGGACCGCGCCACCGTGCGCGCCGTGGAGGCCCACATGCCGCTGGGGTTGGACGTGGACGCGGCGGCGCTGCTCCTGGCGCGCTCGGACGCGGGGGGAGAGCAGGGCGTGGCGGAGTGCGCGCGCATGGCCGCCGTCTGCGAGGCCGCCGGCGCCACCTTCGTCATCCAGTCCTCCGACGAGGCCGAGGGCGAGTCCCTGCTCGCCGCGCGCCGCTTCGCCTTCCTCGCCCTGGAGAAGCTGGGGACGACGCTGCTCGATGACGTCTGCGTGCCCGTCTCCCGTCTGGCGGAGTTGCTCGCGGTGGTCGAGCGCATCGCCGCGGAGCGCCGGGTCCTCATCGGCACGTTCGGCCACGCGGGGGATGGCAACATGCACCCCACGCTCGTCTTCGACCGGAACGACGCGGACGAGGTGGCACGGGCCCACGCGGCGTTCGACGACATCCTGCACGCCGTGCTCGAGCTGGGCGGCACCATCACCGGCGAGCACGGGGTGGGTCTGCTCAAGCGCCCCTTCCTGGCGCGGCAGCTCGGAGACGAGACCACGCGGCTCCATCACACGCTCAAGGCCGCGATGGATCCGCTCGGCATCCTCAACCCCGGCAAGCTCCTCTGA
- a CDS encoding UDP-glucose dehydrogenase family protein, whose product MKLAVIGTGYVGLVAGVGFADVGNDVACVDVDASKIARLERGEVPIYEPGLDALITTNVKAGRLTFSTNIAAAIRAAEVVIIAVGTPPQADGSANLSAVFAVAETIGQNMNGFKVVVTKSTVPVGTADRIEQIIGRYTDQLFGVASNPEFLKEGAAIHDFMKPDRVVLGSNSARALEVLRELYNPLVRSSEGIHTMDARSAELTKYAANAMLATRISFMNDLAVLSEKLGADIEQVRKAVGADPRVGPKFLYPGAGFGGSCFPKDIAALQHIAKSVGHELEVVRAVESVNHRQKRLLFEKLRRHLDGALKGRTVAVWGLAFKPKTDDIRESPALVLIHDLLEAGARVRAHDPVAMDNVRAQLGDRITYCRDMYEAAEGADAAVLVTEWQDYRQPDFARLKGLMRAPVLLDGRNIWEPQEPRSFGFWYSAIGRP is encoded by the coding sequence ATGAAACTCGCAGTCATTGGAACGGGTTATGTCGGTCTCGTGGCCGGCGTGGGGTTCGCCGACGTCGGCAATGACGTCGCCTGCGTCGACGTGGACGCGTCCAAGATCGCACGCCTCGAGCGCGGCGAGGTTCCCATCTACGAGCCGGGGCTCGACGCCCTCATCACCACCAACGTCAAGGCCGGGCGCCTGACGTTCTCGACGAACATCGCCGCCGCGATCCGCGCCGCCGAGGTCGTCATCATCGCCGTGGGCACGCCGCCCCAGGCGGATGGCTCCGCCAATCTGTCCGCCGTCTTCGCCGTCGCCGAGACGATTGGCCAGAACATGAACGGCTTCAAGGTGGTGGTCACCAAGAGCACCGTACCGGTGGGCACCGCCGATCGCATCGAGCAGATCATCGGCCGCTACACCGACCAGCTCTTCGGCGTCGCGTCCAACCCCGAGTTCCTCAAGGAGGGGGCGGCGATCCACGACTTCATGAAGCCCGACCGCGTGGTGCTCGGCTCCAACAGCGCGCGCGCGCTCGAGGTGCTGCGCGAGCTGTACAACCCGCTCGTGCGCTCGAGCGAGGGCATCCACACGATGGACGCGCGCTCGGCCGAGCTGACCAAGTACGCGGCCAATGCCATGCTCGCCACGCGCATCTCCTTCATGAACGACCTGGCCGTGCTCAGCGAGAAGCTGGGCGCGGACATCGAGCAGGTGCGCAAGGCGGTGGGCGCGGATCCCCGCGTGGGACCCAAGTTCCTGTACCCGGGCGCGGGCTTCGGTGGCTCGTGCTTCCCCAAGGACATCGCGGCGCTGCAACACATCGCCAAGAGCGTGGGGCACGAGCTCGAGGTGGTGCGCGCGGTGGAGTCCGTGAACCACCGGCAGAAGCGGCTGCTGTTCGAGAAGCTCCGCCGGCACCTGGACGGCGCGCTCAAGGGCCGGACGGTGGCGGTGTGGGGGCTCGCCTTCAAGCCCAAGACGGACGACATCCGCGAGTCCCCCGCGCTCGTGCTGATCCACGATCTGCTCGAGGCGGGCGCCCGGGTGCGCGCGCATGATCCGGTGGCCATGGACAACGTGCGCGCGCAGCTCGGCGACCGCATCACGTACTGCCGGGACATGTACGAGGCCGCCGAGGGCGCCGACGCCGCCGTGCTCGTCACCGAGTGGCAGGACTACCGGCAGCCGGACTTCGCTCGCCTCAAGGGCCTCATGCGCGCCCCCGTGCTGCTCGATGGCCGCAACATCTGGGAGCCCCAGGAGCCGCGCTCCTTCGGCTTCTGGTACAGCGCCATCGGGAGGCCGTAG
- a CDS encoding glycosyltransferase yields the protein MTSTTDASRKPATFLLTSTTAPGHFLRVLDLAQQLTSRGHRVLFKAKANMAAEVKAAGAEHLPYEHMLDIQDLGTLFPHASLPAWMPTIPFGFAHVRRLVLANNVQLAMELEPVLRREQVDCVVYDFFEVGAAWAAERAGIPFVSAGNMGTTLTRDELPLMFSVLPKLRHVNRIPALAHGLLGQLFSLREPREKLGLPPYKGRTAEMIQGMISPRLHIIMSHQGLAGDIPLRDRQLFVGPTTFNVPAKGQQPREAPRVAPGTVVISTTTTPGDKGLFRRVLEAVAPMNVPVLATSAGAQDVPSGLGSHIRIERYVPHDDVFPQAQALVTHGGWGTVGRALTYGLPMLVIPLFGDQPLNAQLVERAGLGRYLPLDKATPETIRAELQALLADEGIRNRMRKISADIKQLKSEQVAAQALEKIAFEGKVDTKVRATAA from the coding sequence ATGACCTCGACGACTGATGCTTCCCGAAAGCCCGCGACCTTCCTGCTGACGAGCACGACCGCGCCAGGGCACTTCCTGCGTGTCCTCGACCTCGCGCAGCAGCTCACCTCCCGGGGCCACCGGGTGCTGTTCAAGGCGAAGGCCAACATGGCGGCGGAGGTGAAGGCCGCTGGAGCCGAGCACCTGCCCTACGAGCACATGCTCGACATCCAGGACCTCGGGACGCTCTTCCCGCACGCCAGCCTGCCGGCCTGGATGCCGACGATTCCGTTCGGCTTCGCGCACGTCCGCCGCCTCGTCCTGGCGAACAACGTCCAGCTCGCGATGGAGCTCGAGCCCGTGCTGCGGCGGGAGCAGGTGGACTGCGTGGTCTACGACTTCTTCGAGGTGGGCGCGGCCTGGGCCGCGGAGCGCGCCGGCATCCCCTTCGTGAGCGCCGGAAACATGGGCACCACCCTCACCCGGGACGAGCTGCCACTGATGTTCAGCGTGTTGCCGAAGCTGCGGCACGTCAATCGGATCCCCGCGCTGGCGCACGGGTTGCTCGGCCAGTTGTTCTCCCTGCGTGAGCCCCGGGAGAAGCTCGGCCTGCCCCCCTACAAGGGCCGGACGGCGGAGATGATCCAGGGGATGATCTCCCCCCGGCTCCACATCATCATGAGCCACCAGGGCCTGGCCGGTGACATCCCGCTGCGCGACCGTCAGCTCTTCGTCGGGCCGACGACGTTCAACGTGCCCGCCAAGGGCCAGCAGCCGAGGGAGGCGCCGCGCGTGGCGCCCGGCACGGTGGTCATCAGCACGACGACGACCCCCGGGGACAAGGGCCTGTTCCGGCGCGTGCTGGAGGCCGTCGCGCCGATGAACGTCCCCGTGCTCGCCACGTCCGCGGGCGCCCAGGACGTCCCCTCCGGGCTCGGCTCCCACATCCGCATCGAGCGCTACGTCCCCCACGACGACGTGTTCCCCCAGGCCCAGGCGCTCGTCACCCACGGTGGCTGGGGCACGGTGGGGCGCGCCCTGACCTATGGGCTGCCCATGCTGGTCATCCCCCTGTTCGGCGACCAGCCGTTGAACGCGCAACTGGTGGAGCGCGCGGGGCTCGGGCGCTACCTGCCCCTGGACAAGGCGACGCCCGAGACGATCCGCGCCGAGCTGCAGGCGCTCCTGGCGGACGAGGGCATCCGCAACCGCATGCGGAAGATCTCCGCGGACATCAAGCAACTCAAGAGCGAGCAGGTCGCCGCGCAGGCGCTCGAGAAGATCGCCTTCGAGGGGAAGGTGGACACCAAGGTCCGCGCCACCGCGGCCTAG
- a CDS encoding MDR family MFS transporter, with amino-acid sequence MSTLIATPSATMPGERIDYASTLTPRTKALVLAGVMLALFLAALDQTIVATALPRIVSELQGMEFFAWTSTSYLLASTTLIPIYGKLSDSLGRKTVILAGIAIFLVGSVLCGLAGSMLELVVYRGIQGMGAAAITSTAFAVPADLFVPSERARYQGIFGTVFAVSSIVGPLLGGTLTDTVGWRWVFFINLPLGAIAVAFIWSKMPRLHSGVASKVDWLGAVLLVVATVPFLLTLRGDRPLAAWLSPEVLGMLAVSLVGLVLFILVERRTPHAIIPFTLFHNRVFSLVSLASVCNGAAFFSALLFLSVLAVNGLGATAREAGIAMIPLTAAVVPTSLVTARWVSRTGRYKVVIVSGFVLMCLSLFLLSRLTAESTLWDIGVCTFIFGCGMGPLQPMLTLSVQNAVAPHQVGTATAGRQFFQQLGQAMGSAVFGLILTASLTHSLTDSLQPVREQVPVAMRGRFDAWFDAERIRKGGGTQEGTSQDPAGGGLTSEVSARYDALRREPGADEPALAREEARVLEAAHAGERAVRASFVQGVTHVFDWSLLVGLFALLLAVFTREIPLRNTNRPEPPLASE; translated from the coding sequence ATGAGCACCCTGATCGCCACTCCCTCCGCGACGATGCCCGGCGAGCGCATCGACTACGCGAGTACGCTCACTCCCCGCACCAAGGCGCTCGTCCTGGCCGGCGTGATGCTGGCCCTGTTCCTGGCCGCGCTCGATCAAACGATCGTCGCCACGGCCCTGCCGCGCATCGTCTCCGAGCTCCAGGGCATGGAGTTCTTCGCGTGGACCTCGACGTCCTACCTGCTCGCCAGCACCACCCTGATACCCATCTACGGCAAGCTCTCGGACAGCCTCGGCCGCAAGACGGTCATCCTCGCGGGCATCGCCATCTTCCTCGTGGGCTCGGTGCTGTGCGGCCTCGCGGGCTCCATGCTCGAGCTGGTGGTGTACCGGGGCATCCAGGGCATGGGAGCGGCGGCCATCACCTCCACCGCCTTCGCCGTGCCGGCGGACCTGTTCGTTCCCTCCGAGCGGGCACGCTACCAGGGCATCTTCGGCACGGTGTTCGCAGTGTCCAGCATCGTCGGCCCGCTGCTCGGGGGCACGCTCACGGACACGGTGGGCTGGCGCTGGGTATTCTTCATCAACCTGCCGCTGGGCGCCATCGCGGTCGCGTTCATCTGGAGCAAGATGCCGCGCCTGCACAGCGGCGTGGCCAGCAAGGTGGACTGGCTCGGGGCCGTGCTGCTCGTCGTCGCGACGGTGCCCTTCCTGCTCACGCTCCGGGGTGATCGGCCGCTCGCGGCGTGGCTGTCGCCCGAGGTGCTCGGGATGCTCGCCGTGTCGCTCGTGGGGCTCGTGCTGTTCATCCTCGTGGAGCGGCGCACCCCGCATGCCATCATCCCGTTCACGCTGTTCCACAATCGCGTCTTCTCGCTGGTGAGCCTGGCGTCGGTGTGCAACGGCGCGGCGTTCTTCTCCGCCCTGCTCTTCCTGTCGGTCCTCGCCGTCAATGGGCTGGGAGCCACGGCGAGGGAAGCGGGCATCGCGATGATCCCGCTCACCGCCGCCGTGGTGCCGACGTCGCTCGTGACGGCGCGCTGGGTGAGCCGCACGGGACGCTACAAGGTGGTCATCGTGAGCGGCTTCGTGCTGATGTGCCTGAGCCTGTTCCTGCTCAGCCGGCTCACGGCGGAGAGCACCCTCTGGGACATCGGCGTGTGCACCTTCATCTTCGGCTGTGGCATGGGCCCCCTGCAGCCGATGCTCACCCTGTCCGTCCAGAACGCCGTGGCCCCCCACCAGGTGGGCACCGCCACGGCGGGGCGGCAGTTCTTCCAGCAGCTCGGGCAGGCCATGGGCAGCGCCGTCTTCGGCCTCATCCTCACCGCCTCGCTGACGCATTCGCTCACGGACTCGCTCCAGCCCGTGCGTGAGCAGGTGCCCGTGGCCATGCGGGGGCGGTTCGACGCCTGGTTCGACGCGGAGCGCATCCGCAAGGGCGGCGGCACGCAGGAGGGCACGAGCCAGGACCCGGCGGGAGGAGGACTCACCTCCGAGGTGAGTGCCCGCTATGACGCCCTCCGGCGCGAGCCCGGCGCCGACGAGCCGGCACTCGCACGGGAGGAAGCGCGGGTGCTCGAGGCCGCCCATGCCGGAGAGCGCGCGGTCCGCGCCTCGTTCGTCCAGGGCGTGACCCACGTCTTCGACTGGTCGCTGCTCGTGGGCCTGTTCGCGCTGCTGCTCGCCGTGTTCACCCGGGAGATTCCCCTGCGCAACACGAACCGTCCCGAGCCTCCGCTCGCGAGCGAGTAG
- a CDS encoding family 2B encapsulin nanocompartment shell protein, producing MANTTNPVGGGDIEQHQLSLATAAARQLATTTKTPPQMEEITPRWLLKILPWVEVSGVYRVNRRLTYTAEDDRIQFSNIGAQVQIIPQELHKLPLLRGFADVDNLVVGTLANHFVQKEFKAGELIVEAGQPAEHVVLLAHGKAHKLGMGKYGDPVILDSLADGDHFGDQAVVESNDRWPFTVKALTPCIVMMLPQRVFEVVITQSPTLNAHVERYKARLKKPQDKQGQAAIELSAGHHGEPTLPQTFVDYELKPREYELSVAQTMLRVHTRVSDLFNDPMSQVAEQLRLTVEAIRERQEYEMINNREFGLLHNADLKQRINPRSGPPTPDDLDELISRRRKSRYLLAHPRTIAAFSQECNRRGIYPTCVEVLGRPVIAWRGVPILPSDKIPITKERTSSIIVMRTGVDDQGVIGLHRTGIPDEIQPSLSARRMDINDKAITSYLVSAYYSVAPLVPDALGVLENVQLGR from the coding sequence ATGGCGAATACGACGAATCCGGTGGGCGGTGGCGACATCGAGCAACATCAGTTGAGTCTGGCGACGGCCGCTGCCCGCCAGTTGGCGACGACGACCAAGACGCCGCCACAGATGGAGGAAATCACACCCCGGTGGCTGCTGAAGATACTGCCCTGGGTCGAGGTGTCCGGCGTGTATCGCGTCAACCGCCGGTTGACCTATACGGCGGAGGACGACCGCATCCAGTTCAGCAACATCGGCGCCCAGGTGCAGATCATTCCCCAGGAGCTGCACAAGCTGCCGCTGCTGCGTGGCTTCGCGGACGTCGACAACCTGGTGGTGGGAACCCTGGCGAACCACTTCGTCCAGAAGGAGTTCAAGGCCGGTGAGCTCATCGTCGAGGCGGGTCAGCCCGCCGAACACGTGGTCCTGCTCGCCCATGGCAAGGCCCACAAGCTGGGCATGGGCAAGTATGGCGATCCGGTCATCCTCGATTCACTGGCCGACGGCGACCACTTCGGGGATCAGGCCGTGGTGGAGTCGAACGACCGGTGGCCCTTCACGGTCAAGGCACTCACCCCCTGCATCGTGATGATGCTGCCGCAGCGGGTGTTCGAGGTGGTGATCACCCAATCCCCCACGCTGAACGCGCATGTCGAGCGCTACAAGGCGCGCTTGAAGAAGCCCCAGGACAAACAGGGGCAGGCCGCCATCGAGCTGTCCGCGGGCCACCACGGCGAGCCGACGCTTCCCCAGACGTTCGTCGACTACGAGCTCAAGCCCCGCGAGTACGAGCTGAGCGTGGCCCAGACCATGCTCCGGGTGCACACCCGCGTGTCGGATCTCTTCAACGATCCGATGAGCCAGGTGGCCGAGCAGCTCCGGTTGACCGTCGAGGCCATCCGCGAGCGGCAGGAATACGAGATGATCAACAACCGGGAGTTCGGGCTGCTGCACAACGCCGATCTCAAGCAGCGCATCAATCCCCGCAGCGGGCCTCCCACTCCGGACGATCTGGATGAGCTGATCAGCCGGCGCAGGAAGTCTCGCTACCTCCTGGCCCACCCGCGCACCATCGCCGCGTTCAGTCAGGAGTGCAATCGCCGCGGCATCTACCCGACATGCGTCGAGGTGCTGGGCAGACCGGTCATCGCCTGGCGCGGCGTTCCCATCCTGCCCAGCGACAAGATTCCCATCACCAAGGAGCGCACCAGCTCCATCATCGTGATGCGCACGGGCGTGGACGATCAGGGCGTCATCGGCCTGCACCGCACCGGCATCCCGGACGAGATCCAGCCCAGCCTCTCGGCCCGGCGCATGGACATCAACGACAAGGCGATTACCTCCTATCTCGTCAGCGCCTACTACTCGGTGGCCCCCCTCGTCCCCGACGCGCTCGGAGTGCTCGAGAACGTCCAGCTCGGGCGCTGA
- a CDS encoding winged helix-turn-helix transcriptional regulator, producing the protein MARTPEKAGYSPKRKLPPSAAEETGPGSPGCSLSQAQEALKLLEGRWKLVILFHLFHTPVLRFSELERGIPGVSQKMLIQQLRELERDGLVVRTVHPQVPPKVEYSLTGFGQALLPTLRALRDWAALRKTPALAERG; encoded by the coding sequence ATGGCCAGAACACCCGAGAAGGCGGGGTACTCCCCGAAAAGAAAGCTCCCTCCGAGCGCCGCCGAGGAGACGGGGCCGGGCTCGCCGGGTTGCTCCCTGTCCCAGGCGCAGGAGGCCCTGAAGCTGCTGGAAGGGCGCTGGAAGCTCGTCATCCTCTTCCACCTGTTCCACACGCCGGTGTTGCGCTTCTCCGAGCTCGAGCGCGGCATCCCCGGCGTGTCGCAGAAGATGCTCATCCAGCAGTTGCGCGAGCTGGAGCGCGATGGGCTCGTGGTGCGGACCGTTCATCCGCAGGTGCCGCCGAAGGTGGAATACAGCCTGACGGGATTCGGCCAGGCGCTCCTCCCCACGCTCCGGGCGCTGAGGGACTGGGCGGCCCTGAGAAAAACCCCGGCCCTGGCGGAGCGGGGTTGA
- a CDS encoding TetR/AcrR family transcriptional regulator codes for MLVRGEPVVRGILEATLEELASVGYGALRIEDVATRAGVNKTTIYRRWPTKQELVAAALRSVTAERITPPNTGSLRGDVLETGRHMAEVMGSAEGQALRRILIAEERNPEFTAIAQQLRDSMDALPLPVIEAARARGEFAPGFDDTLLFKTLAGAVQHRLFMERQDVDEGFLVQIVDLLLLGAMASNRRR; via the coding sequence ATGCTCGTGCGCGGAGAGCCCGTGGTGCGAGGCATTCTCGAGGCCACGCTCGAGGAGCTTGCCTCCGTGGGCTACGGTGCGCTGCGGATCGAGGACGTGGCCACGCGGGCCGGGGTCAACAAGACCACCATCTACCGGCGCTGGCCGACGAAGCAGGAGCTCGTGGCGGCGGCGCTCCGGTCGGTCACCGCCGAGCGGATCACCCCGCCGAACACGGGCTCGCTGCGGGGAGATGTGCTCGAGACCGGGCGCCACATGGCCGAGGTCATGGGTTCAGCGGAAGGGCAGGCGCTCCGGCGCATCCTCATCGCGGAGGAGCGCAACCCGGAGTTCACGGCCATTGCCCAGCAGCTCCGTGACTCGATGGATGCCTTGCCGCTGCCCGTCATCGAGGCCGCGAGGGCACGGGGTGAGTTCGCGCCAGGCTTCGACGATACGTTGCTCTTCAAGACCCTCGCGGGCGCGGTCCAGCATCGGCTCTTCATGGAGCGCCAGGACGTCGACGAGGGCTTTCTCGTCCAGATCGTCGACCTGCTCCTCCTGGGTGCCATGGCATCCAATCGGCGGAGATGA